In Halorussus limi, a genomic segment contains:
- a CDS encoding coiled-coil protein codes for MVSVTEEELQNKSKGELIKLAGQLRDRRNELNQKASKRASKRDDLNAETREKVDEAQEHREKRDELNEQVQEHKEQRNELNAKANELFDEVEQKKSDLELDEGKDIEELESEIEDLEFKQQTEVLSTEDERELIEKIEEKREKLQERKEKLDDSENLDELVEEAEEVRAEASRHHEKVTELADKAQEHHNQMIEAYREADEIRDEADEMHESFVEAQEAADQHHEDFVRVQKRLRELDKQEEEERKSEKEKEREEAKEEAEEIYQQFKEGETLDTEDLMKLQKTGLL; via the coding sequence ATGGTAAGTGTAACAGAAGAGGAACTTCAGAACAAGTCGAAAGGCGAACTAATCAAACTCGCAGGACAGCTCCGAGACCGACGAAACGAGCTGAACCAGAAGGCTAGCAAGCGAGCGTCCAAGCGCGACGACCTCAACGCCGAGACGCGCGAGAAGGTCGACGAGGCTCAGGAACACCGCGAGAAGCGCGACGAGCTCAACGAGCAGGTTCAGGAACACAAGGAACAGCGCAACGAGCTCAACGCCAAGGCCAACGAGCTGTTCGACGAAGTCGAGCAGAAGAAGTCCGACCTCGAACTCGACGAGGGCAAGGACATCGAGGAACTCGAATCCGAAATCGAAGACCTCGAGTTCAAGCAGCAGACCGAGGTTCTCTCGACCGAGGACGAGCGCGAACTCATCGAGAAGATCGAGGAGAAGCGCGAGAAGCTTCAAGAGCGAAAGGAGAAGCTCGACGACAGCGAGAACCTCGACGAACTCGTCGAGGAAGCCGAGGAGGTCCGCGCCGAAGCGAGCCGTCACCACGAGAAGGTCACGGAACTCGCCGACAAGGCCCAAGAGCATCACAACCAGATGATCGAGGCCTACCGCGAAGCCGACGAAATCCGCGACGAGGCCGACGAGATGCACGAGAGCTTCGTGGAGGCCCAGGAGGCCGCCGACCAGCACCACGAGGACTTCGTCCGCGTCCAGAAGCGCCTGCGCGAACTCGACAAGCAGGAAGAGGAAGAGCGCAAGTCCGAGAAGGAGAAGGAGCGCGAAGAGGCCAAGGAGGAGGCCGAG
- a CDS encoding endonuclease III domain-containing protein translates to MTEESDASGDAGRGESVAPAERAEPAENISGGDAEASSVAEFSPGEAGTRAEAVVDRLGDLYWQKTYGGQDAFECLVRTILSQNTSDLASQPAHDALMERYGGADLASALADARLDELADAIRPAGLYNRKSEVLVAVADRVLEEYGSAAAFDDFVREGDPAEVRSALLDMDGVGPKTADCVLLFAGGQAGVFPVDTHVHRIYRRLGVAPADADHEAVRAVLERDVPAEKCGFGHTASIQFGREFCSARKPACLDGLDECPLSDICDRVGVDVETGAVLDPADAD, encoded by the coding sequence ATGACCGAGGAGTCCGACGCGAGCGGAGACGCCGGGCGAGGCGAGAGCGTCGCCCCCGCCGAACGCGCCGAACCCGCGGAGAACATCAGCGGCGGCGACGCCGAGGCGAGTTCGGTCGCGGAGTTCTCCCCCGGCGAAGCCGGGACGCGCGCAGAGGCCGTCGTGGACCGCCTCGGCGACCTGTACTGGCAGAAGACCTACGGCGGGCAGGACGCCTTCGAGTGTCTGGTCCGGACTATCTTGAGCCAGAACACCAGCGACCTGGCGAGCCAACCCGCCCACGACGCGCTGATGGAACGGTACGGCGGTGCAGACCTCGCTTCGGCGCTCGCAGACGCTCGACTCGACGAACTCGCGGACGCGATTCGGCCCGCGGGCCTCTACAACCGGAAGTCCGAGGTACTGGTCGCGGTCGCCGACCGCGTGCTGGAGGAGTACGGGAGCGCGGCCGCGTTCGACGACTTCGTCAGGGAGGGCGACCCCGCCGAGGTCCGGTCCGCGCTCCTCGACATGGACGGAGTCGGTCCCAAGACCGCCGACTGCGTCCTGCTGTTCGCCGGCGGGCAGGCGGGCGTCTTCCCGGTCGACACCCACGTCCACCGCATCTACCGGCGACTCGGCGTCGCGCCCGCCGACGCCGACCACGAGGCGGTCCGGGCGGTGCTGGAGCGCGACGTGCCCGCCGAGAAGTGCGGGTTCGGCCACACAGCGAGCATCCAGTTCGGCCGGGAGTTCTGTTCCGCGCGAAAGCCGGCGTGTCTCGACGGACTGGACGAGTGCCCGCTGTCAGACATCTGCGATAGGGTGGGCGTCGATGTCGAGACGGGTGCGGTCTTGGACCCCGCGGACGCCGATTAG
- a CDS encoding DUF371 domain-containing protein, whose amino-acid sequence MEEVIHARGHENVSAAHASTFEVTTDDYLTPAGDCILGVEADRAPADFDPEFIAACRHADATITATFETDGHAETVVGRGHPDLAFENDRSAVGRTSDYVDDRTILVGAEFAAEGFDRELVDALANGADLTVTLTVERED is encoded by the coding sequence ATGGAAGAAGTCATCCACGCGCGCGGCCACGAGAACGTCTCGGCCGCCCACGCCAGCACCTTCGAGGTCACGACCGACGACTACCTCACACCTGCGGGCGACTGCATCCTCGGGGTCGAGGCCGACCGCGCCCCGGCCGACTTCGACCCCGAGTTCATCGCGGCCTGCCGGCACGCCGACGCCACTATCACCGCGACGTTCGAGACCGACGGCCACGCCGAGACCGTGGTCGGGCGCGGCCACCCCGACCTCGCGTTCGAGAACGACCGGAGCGCCGTGGGTCGGACCAGCGACTACGTCGACGACCGGACGATTCTCGTCGGGGCCGAGTTCGCGGCCGAGGGATTCGACCGCGAGTTGGTCGATGCGCTGGCGAACGGGGCCGACCTGACCGTGACGTTGACCGTCGAGCGCGAGGACTGA
- a CDS encoding hydrolase, translating into MSLTDWTGAAVEPSAGDGPPSPDEWHPVDVPGRPERFADADAVAYRTEFGDPRDGDERATLELRGLFAHARIWLNGDLLDEHDAHFVPARYELNLDSDNELVVECRAPEAFGGVYATDRVPDERAVPGIWWAADLETHPRTFVDRLSLTPRRTENGAVIDAELAVEAGESLDDRVSLSVRPQGFRGGGVMERARVEADAGERATVEKTLELRDPAYWWPNGFGPQHQYEVRAKLGDSERVVQTGLCEVETAGATDGAGDDALVVNGQRVPARGFSLLPTGDPTWDVERAANANANLVRAYGHVPPMEFYEAAADAGLLVWQDLPLVGRAEADPDAAKSLAETVAASVERHPCVAAFGVRSDPTDHLAGVGPSRVARYKFRWRAWRARYDGDADRELADALPEGAPVFPVSGGPGIGADATHLYPGWEFGTPADTEWALDKYDCGGAVGAFGAGSLVGEDGHDAAGFDAGAHAAYVEAGVESDESAVEASQAYQARVLKDVTETLRRRGSGLLAADALRDIDEGAGMGVLSADGSEKAGYEAIAASLEPVQVVLDEYPAAGETRELTVVNDTPEAVSGTVSWTAGGQTGESDAEVGPLDRERAGTLTVPSDAETVELSFGRADGAVQNVYPL; encoded by the coding sequence ATGTCTCTGACCGACTGGACGGGCGCCGCGGTCGAACCGTCCGCGGGTGACGGGCCGCCCTCCCCCGACGAGTGGCACCCCGTGGACGTGCCCGGCCGCCCCGAGCGCTTCGCGGACGCCGACGCCGTCGCCTACCGGACCGAGTTCGGCGACCCCCGCGACGGCGACGAGCGCGCGACTCTCGAACTCCGCGGCCTGTTCGCACACGCCCGGATCTGGCTGAACGGTGACCTGCTGGACGAACACGATGCCCACTTCGTCCCCGCGAGATACGAACTGAACCTCGACTCGGACAACGAGTTAGTCGTCGAGTGTCGCGCCCCCGAGGCGTTCGGCGGCGTCTACGCGACCGACCGAGTCCCCGACGAGCGCGCGGTCCCCGGCATCTGGTGGGCCGCGGACCTCGAAACGCACCCCCGGACGTTCGTCGACCGACTCTCGCTGACGCCGCGTCGGACGGAGAACGGCGCGGTCATCGACGCCGAACTCGCCGTCGAGGCGGGCGAATCGCTGGACGACCGCGTCTCGCTGTCGGTTCGCCCGCAGGGGTTCCGAGGCGGCGGCGTGATGGAGCGCGCCCGAGTCGAGGCCGACGCCGGAGAGCGCGCGACGGTCGAGAAGACCCTCGAACTCCGGGACCCGGCCTACTGGTGGCCCAACGGGTTCGGTCCCCAGCACCAGTACGAGGTTCGGGCGAAACTGGGCGATTCGGAGCGCGTCGTCCAGACCGGTCTCTGTGAGGTCGAGACCGCTGGAGCGACGGACGGCGCGGGCGACGACGCGCTGGTCGTCAACGGCCAGCGAGTTCCGGCCCGCGGGTTCTCGCTGCTCCCCACCGGCGACCCGACGTGGGACGTGGAACGGGCCGCGAACGCCAACGCGAACCTCGTCCGGGCGTACGGTCACGTCCCGCCTATGGAGTTCTACGAGGCCGCGGCCGACGCCGGCCTGCTGGTCTGGCAGGACCTCCCGCTGGTCGGACGGGCCGAGGCCGACCCCGACGCCGCGAAATCGCTGGCCGAGACGGTCGCCGCCTCGGTCGAGCGCCACCCCTGCGTGGCCGCGTTCGGCGTCCGCTCCGACCCGACCGACCACCTCGCGGGCGTCGGTCCCTCACGGGTCGCGCGCTACAAGTTCCGGTGGCGGGCGTGGCGCGCGAGGTACGACGGTGACGCGGACCGAGAACTCGCCGACGCGCTCCCCGAAGGCGCTCCGGTCTTTCCCGTCTCGGGCGGGCCGGGCATCGGCGCCGACGCGACCCACCTCTATCCCGGTTGGGAGTTCGGCACGCCCGCCGACACCGAGTGGGCGCTGGACAAGTACGACTGCGGCGGCGCGGTCGGGGCGTTCGGTGCGGGGTCGCTCGTCGGCGAGGACGGCCACGACGCGGCCGGATTCGACGCCGGCGCCCACGCCGCGTACGTCGAGGCGGGCGTCGAGTCCGACGAGTCGGCGGTCGAAGCCTCTCAAGCGTATCAGGCCCGCGTCCTGAAGGACGTGACCGAGACGCTCCGGCGGCGGGGAAGCGGCCTGCTCGCGGCCGACGCGCTCCGAGACATCGACGAAGGCGCGGGCATGGGCGTGCTGTCGGCCGACGGGAGCGAGAAGGCGGGCTACGAGGCGATTGCGGCCTCGCTGGAACCCGTGCAGGTCGTCCTAGACGAGTACCCCGCGGCCGGAGAGACCAGAGAGCTCACGGTCGTCAACGACACGCCAGAGGCGGTCTCGGGCACCGTCTCGTGGACCGCGGGCGGCCAGACCGGCGAGAGCGACGCGGAGGTCGGTCCACTCGACCGCGAGCGGGCGGGCACGCTGACCGTGCCGTCAGACGCCGAGACAGTCGAACTGTCGTTCGGACGCGCCGACGGAGCGGTGCAGAACGTGTATCCGCTGTAA